A stretch of the Rosa rugosa chromosome 5, drRosRugo1.1, whole genome shotgun sequence genome encodes the following:
- the LOC133707781 gene encoding disease resistance protein RUN1-like, with the protein MVSKSFSRQQRATYRNLCLFLWELCNFVSTFQLSMVIIEEASYSSPSSTRPWKYDVFLSFRGEDTRNNFTGHLCSALRQKGINTFMDDELRRGEDISTALLQAIEESKISIIVFSENYASSKWCLDELVKILDCRESYEQKVRPVFYKVDPSDIRNHRGSFGEALANYESKFKEKVQIWKAALKEAANLSGWTLSEHHSESSFIHDIVGEISKEVINHTYLDVAKYPVGIKRRVQEIHELLYVEGRDVHMVGIWGAGGIGKTTNAKAVYNSIAPKFEGICFLDNVRGNSMGAKGLVKLQKTLLREILKETKLKVANVARGITMIKERLQYKRVLLVLDDVDDMDQLNKLAGDPSWFGMGSKIIITTRDKKLLRGHCVKLIYEVKELDHAEALDLFNMNAFKRSQPSDGYVELTERAISYAQGLPLALNIIGSSLCNENVELWQATLDGFKSSKIQDILKQSYDGMDEREVKEAFLDIACFFKGEERAHVIKILEACGYNPEYVINVLIEKALIGIDCYDCIWIHDLVEDMGRDIVRQQSPNDAGNRSRLWYHKDVYHVLTENTGTTNVIGIKVELPEDSDVICLSSTTFSNMRNLRLFIHRAGRYSGFVDNLPNSLRVVDWLDCDLQFLPSNSIPRELALINMPRSRITVLGDGFKHLINLTSIDLEDCQYLTKVSDISGSPNLQRLNLDHCKNLVEVHHSVGFLEKLNYLSLWNSPKLETFPTEVSWKSMRELLLRSCKRLESFIIIVHKMESITYMTLRGSGIKELHSWIGCCTSLEILDLGGTPIKQLPSTIENLTSLRELKLSEIPIKELPSSIGYFTSLEELDVSGTLIEELPSSIENLTSLTKLKLSKTSIKGLPSSIWYLTSLEELDVSGTLIEELPSSIEYLTSLRELKLSKTRIKELPLSIGCLTSLTGLDASESLIEELPSSIEHLTSLTELKLSKTPIKELPSSIGFLTSLRELDASETLIEELPSSIGNLIGLDELALKGCANLTNVPHSVYGGLQQLRFLDLSWCPKLVTFPSRASALVSSSAESLPLMLPTNSNNGHDHPGSLLFPQLLRLDFEGCKLSVSDFLTNLDCVSTLQRLNLLGSSFDSLPACISKFRQLKSLDLSGCKMLRDISELPPNIAYINLDDCVWLERFSNLSNKLEQKGTPVLPHRMDLSNCHTLVDNLGIDMVSKMAKALLNEMVYDASYRNGKYWNIIIPSLLGIEVPKWFDRGEVDTRVPCGHETCDKCEILIKIPRNLTGERIGLVVCVVFEITKDFSRDYCGCAVTVVIDKKKDHDSVCPYYDPKKRKATESSAHDHVYVWLTCIDFKELQVVDHVVRVIFDSDGKGLLLKGLGVHLANMNMKADHANGEDLARERCRQSISDQVALDAEGAAVASLVSDDTNSGEVHDDHHDGEQDQDQEQEQEPHLPTKRFENLARQTNIGRAVSAFLRCFGITCL; encoded by the exons ATGGTTTCTAAATCTTTCAGTCGACAGCAAAGAGCCACATATAGGAACTTATGCTTGTTTCTTTGGGAGCTTTGTAATTTTGTGAGCACATTTCAG CTTTCAATGGTGATCATTGAAGAAGCCTCTTATTCATCTCCTTCTTCCACCCGTCCATGGAAATACGATGTCTTTTTGAGTTTTAGAGGTGAGGATACACGCAATAATTTCACAGGACATCTGTGCAGCGCTTTGCGTCAGAAGGGAATCAACACCTTCATGGATGATGAGCTCAGAAGAGGAGAAGATATATCAACAGCGCTTCTCCAAGCAATCGAAGAGTCGAAGATTTCAATCATTGTGTTCTCTGAAAACTATGCATCCTCCAAgtggtgcttggatgaacttGTCAAGATCCTCGACTGCAGGGAATCATATGAACAAAAGGTTCGCCCAGTTTTCTACAAAGTCGATCCCTCGGATATACGAAATCACAGAGGTAGCTTTGGGGAAGCACTTGCTAATTATGAATCCAAATTCAAGGAGAAGGTCCAGATATGGAAGGCAGCTCTTAAAGAAGCGGCAAATTTGTCAGGGTGGACTCTCTCAGA GCATCATTCGGAATCCAGTTTTATTCATGACATCGTTGGAGAGATTTCAAAGGAAGTCATAAACCATACATATTTGGATGTGGCCAAGTACCCAGTTGGAATAAAACGTCGTGTGCAAGAGATCCATGAGCTTTTATATGTCGAGGGAAGAGACGTTCATATGGTAGGGATATGGGGGGCTGGTGGAATTGGTAAGACAACAAATGCTAAAGCTGTCTATAACTCAATTGCTCCTAAATTTGAAGGGATTTGTTTTCTGGACAATGTTCGAGGAAATTCAATGGGTGCCAAAGGCCTTGTCAAACTACAAAAGACACTTCTTCGTGAGATTCTAAAGGAAACAAAATTGAAGGTGGCCAATGTAGCTAGAGGAATCACTATGATCAAGGAAAGGTTGCAGTACAAAAGAGTTCTTTtagttcttgatgatgtggatGACATGGATCAGTTAAACAAGTTGGCGGGTGACCCTAGTTGGTTTGGTATGGGTAGTAAAATCATCATAACAACAAGGGATAAGAAATTGCTGAGAGGTCATTGTGTTAAGTTGATATACGAGGTCAAGGAATTGGACCATGCTGAAGCTCTCGACCTTTTCAATATGAATGCCTTTAAAAGAAGTCAACCTTCAGATGGTTATGTAGAACTCACAGAACGTGCAATAAGCTATGCTCAAGGCCTTCCATTGGCTTTGAATATTATAGGTTCTTCTCTTTGCAATGAAAATGTagagctatggcaagctacatTGGATGGTTTCAAAAGCAGCAAAATTCAAGatattttaaaacaaagttACGATGGAATGGATGAGAGAGAAGTGAAGGAAGCTTTTCTTgacattgcatgtttctttaaaGGTGAAGAGAGAGCACATGTGATAAAAATACTAGAAGCTTGTGGCTACAACCCAGAGTATGTTATCAATGTGCTCATAGAAAAGGCCCTCATCGGTATCGATTGTTATGATTGCATCTGGATACATGACTTGGTAGAAGATATGGGTAGAGATATAGTCCGCCAACAGTCGCCTAATGATGCTGGAAACCGTAGCAGGTTGTGGTATCATAAAGATGTTTACCATGTTCTAACAGAGAATACT GGAACAACCAATGTTATAGGCATCAAGGTGGAGTTGCCTGAAGATTCAGATGTGATATGTTTAAGTAGTACCACTTTCTCCAACATGCGAAATCTTAGACTTTTCATACACCGTGCTGGACGTTATTCTGGATTTGTTGATAATTTGCCAAATAGCTTAAGGGTAGTTGATTGGCTCGACTGTGACTTACAATTTTTGCCATccaattcaattccaagagaaCTTGCTCTAATCAATATGCCTAGGAGTCGCATCACAGTATTGGGAGATGGATTCAAG CATCTAATAAATCTGACATCAATAGATTTAGAAGATTGTCAGTACCTAACAAAAGTCTCGGACATATCTGGAAGCCCAAACTTACAACGTTTGAATCTTGATCATTGTAAAAATTTAGTTGAAGTGCATCATTCTGTTGGATTCCTCGAGAAACTTAATTATTTGAGTCTTTGGAACTCCCCTAAGCTTGAGACTTTTCCCACAGAAGTCAGTTGGAAATCCATGAGGGAGCTTCTGCTTCGCTCTTGTAAAAGGCTCGAGAGTTTCATAATCATTGTGCACAAGATGGAGTCCATTACATATATGACTCTAAGGGGAAGTGGCATAAAAGAACTGCATTCATGGATTGGATGTTGCACTTCCTTGGAAATTTTGGATTTGGGTGGAACTCCAATCAAACAACTGCCTTCAACGATTGAAAATCTTACTTCTTTAAGAGAATTGAAGCTGTCAGAAATTCCCATTAAAGAACTGCCTTCATCGATTGGGTACTTCACTTCCTTGGAGGAACTGGACGTGTCTGGGACTCTTATTGAAGAATTGCCTTCATCAATTGAAAATCTTACTTCCTTAACAAAATTGAAGTTGTCTAAAACTTCCATTAAAGGATTGCCATCATCAATTTGGTATCTCACTTCCTTGGAGGAATTGGACGTGTCTGGAACTCTCATCGAAGAATTGCCTTCATCAATTGAGTATCTCACTTCTTTAAGAGAATTGAAGCTGTCTAAGACTCGCATCAAAGAATTGCCTTTATCAATTGGGTGTCTCACTTCTTTAACAGGATTGGACGCCTCTGAAAGTCTCATTGAAGAATTGCCTTCGTCAATTGAACATCTTACTTCTTTAACAGAATTGAAGCTGTCTAAAACTCCCATTAAAGAACTGCCTTCATCAATTGGTTTTCTCACTTCATTGCGGGAATTGGATGCTTCTGAAACTCTCATTGAAGAATTGCCTTCGTCAATTGGAAATCTCATTGGCCTTGATGAGTTAGCACTAAAAGGATGTGCAAACCTTACAAATGTGCCGCACAGTGTTTACGGAGGGCTGCAACAGCTACGATTTCTAGACCTCTCTTGGTGCCCAAAACTGGTGACATTTCCAAGTAGGGCGAGCGCTTTGGTTTCATCTAGTGCAGAATCTCTTCCTTTGATGCTTCCAACTAATTCAAACAATGGGCATGATCATCCTGGTTCATTATTGTTTCCCCAGCTACTGCGTCTTGATTTTGAAGGATGCAAATTATCAGTCTCTGATTTCCTAACGAATCTTGACTGTGTGTCCACATTACAGAGACTTAATTTACTTGGAAGCAGTTTTGATAGTCTCCCAGCTTGCATCAGCAAATTTCGTCAGTTGAAATCTCTTGATTTAAGTGGTTGCAAGATGCTTAGAGACATTTCAGAACTTCCACCAAATATAGCATATATAAATCTGGATGATTGCGTATGGTTGGAAAGATTTTCTAATTTGTCAAATAAACTGGAACAGAAAGGCACTCCGGTACTTCCTCACAGGATGGACTTGTCTAATTGCCATACACTGGTAGATAATCTTGGCATAGACATGGTGTCGAAGATGGCAAAAGCATTACTGAATGAG ATGGTGTATGACGCCTCATATCGGAACGGGAAGTACTGGAATATTATAATTCCAAGTCTCCTGGGAATTGAAGTTCCAAAGTGGTTTGACAGGGGTGAGGTGGACACAAGGGTGCCTTGTGGTCATGAAACTTGTGATAAATGTGAAATTTTGATAAAAATCCCTAGGAATTTGACGGGTGAGAGAATAGGATTGGTTGTCTGTGTTGTTTTTGAAATTACCAAAGATTTTTCCCGTGATTATTGTGGTTGTGCTGTGACTGTTGTGATTGATAAAAAAAAGGATCATGACAGTGTTTGCCCTTATTATGacccaaaaaagagaaaagcgaCAGAGTCATCAGCTCATGATCATGTATACGTGTGGCTGACATGTATTGATTTCAAGGAGCTACAGGTGGTGGATCATGTGGTTCGAGTGATTTTTGACTCAGATGGCAAAGGGTTGCTCCTAAAAGGTTTAGGGGTCCACCTGGCTAATATGAATATGAAAGCGGATCATGCAAATGGTGAAGACTTGGCACGAGAAAGATGTAGGCAGAGCATTTCTGATCAGGTGGCTTTGGACGCAGAAGGGGCAGCTGTAGCATCATTAGTATCAGATGACACCAATTCTGGGGAAGTGCATGATGATCATCATGATGGGGAGCAAGATCAAGATCAAGAACAAGAACAGGAACCTCATCTTCCaaccaaaagatttgaaaacttggcaagacaaacaaatatagGCAGAGCAGTGTCAGCATTTTTGAGGTGCTTTGGAATTACCTGCTTGTGA
- the LOC133711424 gene encoding uncharacterized protein LOC133711424 produces MDASLAVKCTHSGQSFMFCINQYMSYAHLFEYICERFKFSATDDIELHYSLPGCAIFFLRNDDDFKMLFSGAKIYKLDCVDIMVLKNSVSCSKKTSVSFEDSCSGIVDEDDYLTEAFRTEVQKSYLSNEWASYIQCVGQKFRGGSPEFRDRLRKYAIEVGFSFVFIRNDWDRIHAVCSNWGTEGCEWNVRGYVSPANGCFIIGELDNVHSCKGVLRKQKHELLGSKIVKTCIEEDISYNLSLKPREIISKFKSAYGFDISYKVAWKAKQKAREMIYGSEADSFNKLTWYRDAVFETNPGSSFVLEVDPSSNRFQRLFLAYAGCVKGFEFCLPVLFVDGTFGKSVYKGQILCATGKNGNHGFFPLAMCVCDSETDANWSFFFQHLKNLLEPQGRKITFISDRGVGLLSAFDKIFPGNPHLFCYKHLVHNLMTKYNGKGSSVLKDDVKKKFFELAYSCTEKEYRFHLRELREAGGADIIDPFLADLPVQNWCRAFFPGCRYGIMANSIAESFNAWFAVEREMPMYTMLDQTRIRVMQMMGERRDEAQLWTSQLTPVMEGRLKEGMEKACRFNVHYSHTNVYEVRSKYSYVVDLGTPSCSCKKWEINCFPCCHGLTAIQAASLDVYAFIDKHFHVDYCQKCYDFPIYPISNVDMASSESSSSGFILPPNAKRPPGRPRLKRFKSRGECEKKLIRCSRCGKMGQHNKKTCTEPI; encoded by the exons ATGGATGCTTCCTTGGCTGTTAAGTGCACTCATTCTGGACAAAGTTTCATGTTTTGTATTAATCAATATATGAGCTATGCTCATTTGtttgaatacatttgtgaacggttcaagttttcTGCAACTGATGATATTGAGCTTCATTATTCGCTTCCTGGATGcgctattttttttcttcgcaATGATGATGATTTCAAGATGCTGTTTAGCGGTGCCAAGATTTACAAGTTGGATTGTGTTGATATTATGGTGTTGAAGAATAGTGTAAGTTGCAGCAAAAAAACTTCTGTTTCATTTGAAGATAGCTGCTCTGGTATTGTTGATGAAGATGATTACCTCACTGAGGCATTTAGGACTGAAGTTCAAAAGTCTTACTTGTCAAATGAGTGGGCTAGTTACATTCAATGTGTAGGGCAGAAATTTCGTGGCGGTTCCCCTGAGTTTCGAGACAGGCTCAGAAAGTATGCTATTGAAGTTGGGTTCAGCTTTGTATTTATTAGAAATGACTGGGACAGAATTCATGCAGTTTGTTCCAATTGGGGAACCGAAGGATGTGAGTGGAATGTCCGTGGTTATGTATCCCCTGCAAATGGATGCTTTATTATTGGTGAGTTGGACAATGTCCATTCTTGCAAAGGTGTTCTTCGAAAGCAAAAACATGAGCTTTTGGGATCAAAAATTGTCAAGACATGTATTGAAGAGGACATTAGCTATAACTTATCATTGAAGCCAAGGGAAATTATCAGCAAGTTCAAGTCAGCTTATGGGTTTGATATATCGTACAAGGTTGCTTGGAAAGCAAAGCAGAAGGCTAGGGAAATGATTTATGGTTCTGAGGCTGATTCGTTTAACAAGTTAACATGGTATAGGGATGCTGTATTTGAGACTAACCCGGGATCTTCGTTTGTTTTGGAAGTTGATCCATCGAGCAATCGGTTTCAGAGGCTTTTCCTAGCTTATGCAGGCTGTGTTAAAGGCTTTGAATTCTGCCTTCCCGTCTTGTTTGTCGATGGGACTTTTGGGAAGAGTGTCTACAAGGGGCAGATACTTTGTGCAACCGGAAAGAATGGAAATCATG GTTTCTTTCCTCTTGCAATGTGTGTCTGTGATTCTGAGACTGATGCTAATTGGTCCTTTTTCTTCCAACACTTGAAGAACTTGCTGGAACCTCAAGGTAGAAAGATCACTTTTATTAGTGATCGCGGTGTTGGACTGTTGAGTGCTTTCGACAAGATATTTCCTGGTAATCCTCATCTTTTCTGTTACAAGCACTTGGTGCATAACCTCATGACTAAATACAACGGTAAAGGCTCTTCTGTTTTGAAAGATGATGTTAAAAAGAAGTTTTTTGAGTTGGCATATTCATGCACTGAAAAGGAATATCGTTTTCATTTAAGAGAGTTGAGAGAAGCTGGTGGTGCTGATATTATAGATCCGTTTCTTGCTGATCTGCCTGTTCAAAACTGGTGCCGTGCATTTTTCCCTGGATGCCGTTATGGAATTATGGCTAATAGTATAGCTGAATCTTTTAATGCTTGGTTTGCTGTTGAGCGGGAGATGCCAATGTACACTATGCTTGATCAGACTCGGATTAGGGTGATGCAGATGATGGGTGAGAGGAGAGATGAGGCACAGCTTTGGACCTCACAACTTACTCCTGTTATGGAGGGTCGTTTGAAAGAAGGTATGGAGAAAGCTTGCCGTTTCAATGTGCATTACTCCCATACAAATGTTTATGAGGTTAGATCAAAGTATTCTTATGTTGTGGACCTTGGAACTCCTTCGTGCTCCTGTAAAAAATGGGAGATTAACTGCTTCCCTTGCTGCCACGGTCTTACTGCAATTCAAGCTGCCTCATTGGATGTTTATGCTTTTATAGATAAGCATTTTCATGTTGATTATTGCCAGAAGTGCTATGATTTTCCAATTTATCCAATTTCCAACGTTGATATGGCTTCTTCGGAATCTTCTAGCAGTGGCTTCATACTTCCTCCAAATGCAAAGAGGCCTCCTGGGAGGCCTAGGCTCAAGAGGTTCAAGTCTAGAGGAGAGTGTGAAAAGAAGCTCATTCGTTGCAGTCGATGTGGCAAAATGGGACAGCATAACAAGAAGACCTGCACTGAACCTATTTGA
- the LOC133711423 gene encoding uncharacterized protein LOC133711423: protein MEKSKTKEKKPKKGGRKKKEDTKENAKIECRQQKCTLSAFWRLIDTYRDKIPKEAWDILSTTVFWGMIRPFFEKKLTETQLHKHEADLEIIMKYFDVKKAKFVFGETEMEITLEDINELFDLPTTGIEWDLSKKVLKEERKASSIFDVNMRKETVIKPDLEKALGKELNKKKKANPKIIAALIIMYLFNAFLFSRTSTTLTWDLINACEDLDNINSFNWAKMVLDFLMDGLQRYRKDHPSTLSGCLLLIYYWFLEKTKIRNWIQGMENEKPRFVRWSIKELFNLQKLHQNPDWPKELIREGPWLEHNFVKLLGMEEEQETPTFANWVPQASQEEKEENIRVTGNMRVLLKEMNTVIEDEGDKKKMEEKMKTILQANENLANHIKVLWEKIMVADDKILSMENKVTKVMQENRAHKNHIRALNKLLAKANAKKPDEKSSDQRANQLQMVLASTEQEDGTRYEYDRSQAEYQPQTPVKEEPRGGDPVNAVPLSFKKPEEEILNEEEILNAVEAEKIDIIVSTILEAANSAEMAEPEKKETATKTEDMKEKEKVAMHSIERNVKQNKRKASTKDKDEDFEYDTPEILKTYGKKRKTAPQEQPKQRKKAEQKLASNLQKGKQVQQPIQIKDVNCEKYTWKTLKPELARHYQQFFEMVDDNLYTYWTSRNGIIGVTRRDMKIIIQEEDLDISVIKAYTEILQNELKEKKTQIGLLDIEAAYYAIQHEKKLADFKKEGKSLLKDDFKGHEIEIELFLIEQLWSNFSYPKVLIPIHHCYSQHYTLLIIDNEKKRFVHMNSMLPPKKEWTKDNHHYTNANWVVKHIRRFIRDVNMTARKFDTDSQDQDNTREKCKGEDAQGELITEVEEMTEREKEVRRWILDNHIGEQDYELVEDFNCPQQKTSLGDCGPFMLYFMESIVHGVPPNKKKADDMRKTILERFAMEECRWSVER from the exons ATGGAAAAGTCAaagacaaaagagaaaaagccaaagaaagggggaaggaagaagaaagaagatacaaaagaaaatgcaaagATCGAGTGCAGGCAACAGAAATGCACTCTAAGTGCTTTCTGGAGATTGATTGACACATACAGAGACAAAATCCCAAAAGAGGCTTGGGATATTTTGAGTACTACTGTATTTTGGGGGATGATCCGGCCATTTTTCGAGAAGAAGCTCACTGAAACTCAGCTACACAAACATGAGGCCGACTTGGAGATCATAATGAAGTACTTTGATGTTAAAAAAGCCAAGTTTGTGTTTGGGGAGACAGAAATGGAAATAACATTGGAAGACATAAATGAATTGTTTGACTTGCCAACAACTGGTATTGAATGGGATCTAAGCAAGAAGGTGCTCAAGGAGGAACGGAAAGCATCTTCGATATTTGACGTCAATATGAGGAAAGAAACAGTAATCAAACCTGATCTGGAAAAGGCACTTGGCAAGGAGctcaacaagaagaagaaggctaaTCCCAAGATAATTGCGGCACTGATTATCATGTACCTCTTCAACGCATTCCTCTTCAGCAGGACATCTACAACCTTAACATGGGACCTCATCAACGCTTGTGAAGACCTAGACAACATAAACAGCTTCAATTGGGCAAAGATGGTACTAGATTTTCTGATGGATGGGCTTCAGAGGTATCGAAAAGATCATCCGTCAACTCTTTCTGGCTGCCTCCTTCTCATATAT TACTGGTTCTTGGAGAAGACAAAGATCAGAAACTGGATTCAAGGAATGGAGAATGAAAAACCGCGATTTGTGAGGTGGTCAATAAAGGAGCTGTTCAACCTGCAGAAGCTCCACCAGAATCCAGACTGGCCGAAGGAGTTAATAAGAGAAGGGCCGTGGTTGGAACATAACTTCGTCAAGTTATTGGGTATGGAAGAGGAGCAGGAAACACCAACTTTCGCCAACTGG GTTCCACAAGCGAGTcaggaagagaaagaagagaacaTTAGGGTTACTGGGAACATGAGAGTTCTCCTAAAGGAGATGAATACAGTGATTGAAGACGAAGgtgacaaaaagaaaatggaagagaaaaTGAAGACTATCTTACAAGCAAATGAAAACTTGGCAAACCATATTAAGGTGCTTTGGGAAAAGATTATGGTTGCTGATGACAAGATTTTGTCTATGGAGaacaaagtgactaaagtgatgcAAGAAAACAGAGCGCACAAAAACCACATCAGAGCTCTGAACAAATTGTTGGCAAAGGCAAATGCGAAGAAACCAGATGAGAAAAGTAGTGATCAGAGAGCTAATCAACTTCAGATGGTGCTGGCGTCAACGGAGCAAGAAGATGGAACGAGGTATGAATATGATAGAAGCCAAGCTGAATATCAGCCTCAAACACCAGTCAAAGAAGAACCAAGGGGAGGTGATCCAGTTAACGCAGTTCCTCTATCTTTCAAGAAACCAGAAGAGGAAATACTAAATGAGGAGGAGATACTAAATGCTGTAGAAGCAGAAAAAATAGATATAATTGTCTCGACAATTCTCGAAGCAGCTAATTCGGCAGAAATGGCAGAACCAGAGAAGAAAGAAACTGCCACAAAGACAGAAGACatgaaagagaaggaaaaggtTGCCATGCATTCTATTGAGAGGAACGTGAAACAAAACAAGAGAAAGGCATCAACTAAGGACAAGGATGAGGATTTTGAGTATGACACTCCAGAGATCTTGAAGACTTacggaaagaaaagaaagactgCTCCACAAGAACAGCCAAAGCAGAGAAAGAAAGCCGAACAGAAGCTGGCATCAAACCTGCAGAAAGGGAAACAAGTGCAGCAGCCAATTCAAATTAAAGATGTGAATTGCGAGAAGTACACTTGGAAAACCTTAAAGCCTGAACTCGCAAGACACTACCAGCAATTCTTTGAGATGGTTGATGACAATTT ATATACCTACTGGACAAGTAGAAATGGCATAATAGGGGTAACAAGGAGAGACATGAAGATTATCATCCAAGAGGAAGATTTGGATATTAGT GTGATCAAGGCTTACACTGAAATATTACAGAATGaactgaaagaaaagaagactcAAATTGGATTGCTGGACATTGAAGCAGCG TACTACGCTATTCAACATGAAAAGAAACTGGCAGACTtcaagaaagaaggaaagagcCTTTTGAAAGACGACTTCAAAGGCCATGAGATTGAAATAGAGTTATTTCTAATTGAACAACTGTGGAGTAACTTCAGCTACCCCAAGGTGCTCATCCCGATCCACCATTGCTACAGCCAGCACTACACACTGCTTATCATCGACAATGAGAAAAAACGCTTTGTTCACATGAACTCTATGCTGCCTCCAAAGAAGGAATGGACAAAAGATAATCACCACTACACCAACGCAAACTGGGTG GTAAAGCACATAAGGAGGTTCATCCGTGATGTGAACATGACAGCCAGAAAATTTGACACTGACAGCCAGGATCAAGACAACACAAGAGAAAAGTGTAAAGGTGAGGACGCTCAAGGAGAACTTATCACTGAGGTTGAAGAAATGAccgaaagagagaaagaggtcaGAAGGTGGATCTTGGATAATCATATAGGTGAACAGGACTACGAGCTTGTAGAAGACTTCAACTGCCCTCAGCAGAAAACCTCATT GGGGGACTGTGGGCCTTTTATGCTCTATTTCATGGAAAGCATAGTTCACGGAGTGCCACCGAACAAGAAGAAAGCCGATGACATGAGGAAAACAATTCTTGAGAGGTTTGCAATGGAGGAATGTCGTTGGAGTGTTGaaagataa